GTCAGGGCCGCAAATACGAGCTGGAACACCATGAACAGGATGTCGGGGATGCCGTCGCCATCCAGTCCGACACCGGCGAGCATGAAATGGTCAAGACCACCGATGAACCCGCCAATGTCCGGACCAAATGCCAGACTGTATCCGAATACAACCCACTGGATACTTACCACGGCAAATGCCACAAAGGCAAGGCCCACCATTGAGATGATATTTTTTCGTCTGACCATTCCGCCATAGAACAGGCCAACAGCAGGGGTCATGAGCATGACCATTGCCGTACATATGATGATAAAGGCGGTATCACCGCTACTAATTGCCATGTTTCAAACCTTTTTTATCTTATTACTCCGAATATTCTTTCGGATTTCTCGTTTTCTTCATTACGGGACAATTCAAACAATAAGGGGAGAGGGACAGTCTCCCCTTATATTTCTGTTTTAGAACCTTGTCAGGTAATGTTCAACTTCCCAGGGGTGAACCGACGTCCGGAATGAATCCCATTCAATCTGTGCGATGGTGTTAAGACCATCAATGACGTGGCTTCCGAGTACATCGCAGATGAGGGTGTCTTCCATGAGGTGCCTGTTTGCGGTAATCAGGTCTGATGGAAGGGTGTCAATATGTGCCTTGCTCCGCTCATCATCGGTCATCTCGAAGATGTTCTGATTCACGCCTGCAGGGGGATCGAGCTGCTTTTTAATTCCGTCCAGACCTGCAGCAAGGATTGCGGCAAAGGTCAGGTATGGATTGCAGGTTGGATCAGGACTCCTGAGTTCCATCCGTGTACTGCTGCCACGAGGGGCGGGAACGCGGATGAGGGCTGTACGGTTCGATGCACTCCAGCTCACATAGACGGGTGCTTCATATCCGGGCACCAGCCGCTTGTACGAGTTGACCGTTGGATTGGCGATACGGGTGATGGCCTTCACGTGTTCAAGCACACCGGCAATGAACTGCTGGGACATTTCTGAGAGCTGAAGGGGTGCTTCAGGATCATAAAATGCATTCTTTCCGTCTTTGAAGAGGGATGCATTCACATGCATTCCGCTTCCGTTGATGCCAAATCTCGGCTTTGCCATGAATGTAGCATTCAATCCGTTCTTGAGCGCAATGGATTTGGTTGCATACTTGAAGGTGATGACGTTATCGGCGGTCTTCAGGGCGTCACCATACTTAAAGTCAATTTCGTGCTGGCTTTCAGCGACCTCGTGGTGGGATGCCTCAATCTCAAAACCCATGTCCGTTAATGCGAGAACAATCTCAGCGCGGACATCCTCTGCCAGATCTGCCGGTGCAAGGTCGAAGTACCCGCCCTTGTCCTGTGAAACTGTGGTGGGCATGCCATCCTGATCAAGCCTGAAGAGGAAGAACTCAAGTTCGGGGCCTGTGTTAAAGGTGAATCCCATCTCCTTTGCTTCAGCAAGTGTCTTCTTCAGAATGTACCGGGGGTCGCCTTCAAATGGGGTTCCGTCAGGAAGATATACGTCACAGATAAATCGTGCAACCGGGGAGTCACTGCCTCTCCAGGGGAGGAGGGAGTATGTTGACATATCCGGCTTCAGGACCATGTCGGATTCTTCAATACGAGCGAATCCTTCAATAGAAGAACCATCAAATGAGATTCCGTCCGTGAGAGCTTTTTCCGTCTGCCAAGCTGGAATTGCCACATTCTTTGGCAATCCCTGGATGTCAGAAAACTGCAGGCGCACAAATTTGACCTTGTCTGCCTCAATTCTCTCTAATATTTTTGCAACATCAGTAGACGATGTCATGGGTTATCATAGCTACAAAGGAGTATTTATAGATATCACCCCATTTGGTGATCTGGAATCATAATCTATATAGTAATATATTGTTATTGTGGGCCGTGGGGTGGGTGTTTGTGAGGAATGTAATTTTTCAATACTGGTTCGCGGGAATAAAAAATGGGGGGAGTCAGGAATTTTCTGTAATCAGGTAGTTGATGGCATTCTCTGAAATTACTCCCGCATATTCTCCGACCCTGCGGAAATTTTCAACACAATACCCAATTGAGACAACGCCTGGTGCACCCAGATCAAAAAGCCACGCTGAGATGTCGTTGCATTTTTCTGAAAATCCTCTTACCTCGGTGATTATTTCATTTGCTTTCAGAATGTCTTTTTCAAAAAGCGATTCCATACTGTCCTCAAAAATCTGAAGGGATTCCCGACTTTTAACCTCAATTATTTCAATAATTTTCTTTTCAATGGAGGTGTACATGAGGCTTCGGATACTTTCAGCAATCTTGACAACGTGGTCGCCCACACGTTCGATGACACGCGAAATCTGCAGATAGATGAGGGCCAGCTCAATGTGGATGCCCATGTCGCGGGATAATGAAACATTCCGTAGCAGAAGATTGAACTGGCGTGCAACAAGCCAGTAGAGTCGGTTTACATCACGATCGCGAAGAATTACGTCCTCGACGAGTTCCTCATCACGGGTTTTCAGCGCAAACACTGCATCCCGCTGCATACCGGCAACAATTACGCCCATTCTCCGAAGGGTGCTGGAAAACGGCATTTCTCCTGGATTTAGCAGGTCGCGGATCACGATCTTTTTGTCTGTCTGATCAGAAACCTCCTGCCCTACTGTTCGTTGGGTAAATTTCCGTACCGATTTGTGCACCCAGGATGGGATCCTCCCTGGTGAGATTATTTCAATAACATTATAGCCCGCCACATAGGCGCCAATAAGAGAGCGAAATAGTATGTCAGCACTGTCGTATCGGGTCAGATCAATTTTTTTCACCCGCTCTGACGCCTTGCCTGATATTTTTGGTGTGATGGTGAGCGACCCGTCGGGCTGAATAATCAGGCCCACAGGATCATTTTTATGTATTTCTGAGGTCCGTATCCATTCTTTCGGGAGCGAAACAATAAAAGACGACCCGCCCGTTACCTGAACTTTCCGGATTTCCATAGATTAATTCTCCCGTCCTGAACACTACATTGATCTCCGGATATAATAATAGATTGTCTATAAATATATATATACTATATATTGGCGCGGGGCCTGCCAATTATCCAAAACAGGTCAAATGGGTGTGTAAAAATGTACGGGGGATTTCTGTAAACGCCTGTAAAATCGGGAAAAAGGAAGCAGGGCGGATGTCTGCCACGTCTGTTGGGATGTTACAGGAATCGATGTCACAAAAAATGCCTGTTTCATCATATTTTCAAAACATAGATATGAATGAATCTTCAAATTATCATATGGATGAATTCTTCTCTCTTCTGCGGTGCTTCAATCGTAATGGGGTGGTTGTAAGGTGATCTTTGAACGTTCAGAGAGAAAATCCGTTGAAATATTGCGCATTCTTTCAGAACAGCAGGGGCCTCTCGGAGCGAAGCGTCTCAGCGAACTTTTGGCTGAACGGGGTTTTGCAATGTCAGATCGGGCAGTACAGTATTATCTGCAGTACCTCGATGAGAAGGGATTTACCCGTAAAGTTGGAAATAAAGGGCGGGTTCTTACAGCAGAGGGTTCTTCTGAGGCAGAGGATGCCCTTGTTGATGACCGCATGGGGTTTGTTATATCCCGGCTTGAACAACTTTCTTTTAATGTAACATTTAATCCGGAGACGTTGAAGGGGGATATTGCCTACAACCTGACGTTTGTACCGTATGATGAGATCAAAAATGTTACAAAGGCATTTGATGATGTTGTTGCCCGTGGATATAACTTTTTTCGGGGCTACTCGATAACCGACAACGATCCACGTCTCCCTCCCGATAATGTCGGCTTTATTTCTGCCTGTTCAATAACAATGGACGGGGTTCTCCAGAATAATGGGATTGGCGTTGATATTGTGTATGGGGGCAGATTCCGTATTACTGATAACACTCCCGTGTGTTTTGATGACCTGATCGGGTATCGGGGAACAACAATTGACCCTCTGTATCTTTTTATTAATGCAGGCCTGACGTCTGTTCGGAGTCTGGTTGATACCGGGAGTGGGGTCGCACTTGCAAATGTCAGGGAAGTGACTGTTCAGGCGAAAGAAAGGGTGGAGAAGATTATTGATGATATGGCTGATTGCGGTTTTATCCGCCCGGTTGGTATAGGCACAAGTCCTTTCAACCTGCGCCCAAACCCATACCGTCTTTCAATAGTATTTTACAGTGGAATGAATCTGGTGGCGAATGCGGTTGAGTGCGGATGCAATATAAATACAGAAATTGGGGCCGGCCTCATTCCATTTTCAAGAATTGCTGACAATAAGAGATGAATTGCCCTCATCCACCCTTTTTGTTCACGCCCGGATTACCTATTCAATTTCATCAATATGGACCAGCCTCGATGCGGAAATCAGCCCTTTCATTGCTGTCGTATCTGCCC
Above is a window of Methanogenium organophilum DNA encoding:
- the glnA gene encoding type I glutamate--ammonia ligase, whose translation is MTSSTDVAKILERIEADKVKFVRLQFSDIQGLPKNVAIPAWQTEKALTDGISFDGSSIEGFARIEESDMVLKPDMSTYSLLPWRGSDSPVARFICDVYLPDGTPFEGDPRYILKKTLAEAKEMGFTFNTGPELEFFLFRLDQDGMPTTVSQDKGGYFDLAPADLAEDVRAEIVLALTDMGFEIEASHHEVAESQHEIDFKYGDALKTADNVITFKYATKSIALKNGLNATFMAKPRFGINGSGMHVNASLFKDGKNAFYDPEAPLQLSEMSQQFIAGVLEHVKAITRIANPTVNSYKRLVPGYEAPVYVSWSASNRTALIRVPAPRGSSTRMELRSPDPTCNPYLTFAAILAAGLDGIKKQLDPPAGVNQNIFEMTDDERSKAHIDTLPSDLITANRHLMEDTLICDVLGSHVIDGLNTIAQIEWDSFRTSVHPWEVEHYLTRF
- a CDS encoding DUF128 domain-containing protein, producing the protein MIFERSERKSVEILRILSEQQGPLGAKRLSELLAERGFAMSDRAVQYYLQYLDEKGFTRKVGNKGRVLTAEGSSEAEDALVDDRMGFVISRLEQLSFNVTFNPETLKGDIAYNLTFVPYDEIKNVTKAFDDVVARGYNFFRGYSITDNDPRLPPDNVGFISACSITMDGVLQNNGIGVDIVYGGRFRITDNTPVCFDDLIGYRGTTIDPLYLFINAGLTSVRSLVDTGSGVALANVREVTVQAKERVEKIIDDMADCGFIRPVGIGTSPFNLRPNPYRLSIVFYSGMNLVANAVECGCNINTEIGAGLIPFSRIADNKR
- a CDS encoding phosphate uptake regulator PhoU; amino-acid sequence: MEIRKVQVTGGSSFIVSLPKEWIRTSEIHKNDPVGLIIQPDGSLTITPKISGKASERVKKIDLTRYDSADILFRSLIGAYVAGYNVIEIISPGRIPSWVHKSVRKFTQRTVGQEVSDQTDKKIVIRDLLNPGEMPFSSTLRRMGVIVAGMQRDAVFALKTRDEELVEDVILRDRDVNRLYWLVARQFNLLLRNVSLSRDMGIHIELALIYLQISRVIERVGDHVVKIAESIRSLMYTSIEKKIIEIIEVKSRESLQIFEDSMESLFEKDILKANEIITEVRGFSEKCNDISAWLFDLGAPGVVSIGYCVENFRRVGEYAGVISENAINYLITENS